Within Cydia fagiglandana chromosome 25, ilCydFagi1.1, whole genome shotgun sequence, the genomic segment ttagaaaaaagATATAGAGTATGTTAATATTTACCAATTATTGTAAAGTGATTTTTCAACCAACATTAATTAAATCATTcataaatgcaattattttgcaaattataaaaaatactcCCTAACATTGAAAGTATAGTTAAGATTTCCTTAAATTTTATCTGAGGTATCGCCTTGTATACATTTTTACCATAGGTACATCGGCGAATCAACTATTAACACCAATTTTTCGTCCCCTGGGTCACTAATCAATTATCCTCAAAAATCATTACCTGTAATTTTTGATAATGATAGTATGTTCTTTAAGGTTTTTGTTAAtgactttattttaattttatttcttgaCCTCAGGAAAAGTAATGATATTACAGTCGATTCACCAATAGAAAGAGTGAACTCCCAAATACATAATACGTTGAAGGCTCTCACTACCACAATTAAATATATTCGACAATTTGGGATACAGAACAATgagtatatgtattttttaagaaaaataaattgatacttacttatttatactTATTTGAAAATTCACTCTTAACTTAATTTACATATAACGCTCGATTTAGAGCAAAATGATATCAGTAATGAGAGTCGTGTCTTAAAAATTCAGGCaccaattttaataaaattaaaaatgcaaAATCCACAAATGCAACAAAATGACACATGTTTCCAAGTTTAGCGCGAGGCGTTTCGCTCTTTCTTACTCTCTATATTAAGAGAGAGAAGTAGCCGTAAGTTCAATAAAAGccttatttttaatctaaagtAACTATTAAGTGACGTCATATTGATTGAACTGTCTCCTGGCAAACGAAACCAGGAAGTAGGTTTACGAAAAGGATCCAGCCTAACTTTACCTAGTGACCTTGCCGTAATTATTGGGACAACCTGTATTCATAGTTTAACATGTCGAAACCTAAATTCAACACGAATTAAATAGGAATCAGTGGCTTAGCCAACTTTTGGGACACCCTGTCAGTCAGGCACCAAATGACGTCACAAGtacaaaactacatttagtgCTTTTACAAACTATTACCGAACATCATCCTATCGTCATAGAGGCTTAGTCTGTTGCACTCGTTCGCTCTTCCCTTCTGTAAGGCCCTATCCCTCCTAGCTCTCCGGACAGCTACTGGCAAGTCTCCGGGAGTCTTCACTCTCCCCGCTGGGTTCTGTAGATGAATATCACCGGACGATGAAAAGATCTCACTAACTTGTTCTAAAGAATGCTGCCGCTTTATAGTCAAGTTTTTCAAAGACGGCTTCGGTGATTTAGGCTTTTCTTCAACATATTTCAAGTCTCTTGTATCAATTTCACCATTTAAAGCTGCTAAGTAAACAGGGTTGTCTCCGCTATAGCCGTTTACTAAGTTTTCTTTGTCATTAGGATCACTGAATTCATTATCAAAGTtggtatatttattttgaaatttgTTGAAACTAAAGTCAGTTTTTGTATGGCTCGCTTCTTTTAAGACTTCGTTCTggtatttctttttttcctCAGGCTTTATGGTTTGCATGGTTATTTTTGAGCCCCCGTTTTCAGATAGAAGCATTAGATGTTCATCTTCGCTTGAAGAACAGTCAGAATTTAAGTCAAAAGGACTGGTATTCCCAGTGAAGTTTGGAGTAGGATTATCGATATATTGGAGTTCTAAATTAATGCTAGCTCTTGACGAACTAGCACTGTTAGAATTAGTGATGATTCTATTATCACAGCTAAGTCTCTTCTTGACTGTTGAGTCTTCGGACTCTGAATTTCCCGACTTAAAAATGCTTTGCGAAGACATCGAAGTATGAactgaatttttattaatactCTCCGAGCTTCCCCGTTTTTTTAATTCAATCAAATTAGTAAAATTAGGCTTTGATTTTGGAACAATGACAGCGAAGACTTGATTCGGTTGATCAATTTCATTTGTCGGTAACTCTTTGAAACCGAAGACATTATTCTCAGTCCTCATCTCAGATTCTATCATCATTGTTGGAGAAAGAGTTCTATTCGGTGGTGATAAAGTGCAAGGTCCTTCGAAGTTGAATGGACTTCTATCCTGATTAATAACTAGATTTGAAGGCCTGAATATGTTGCTAGGTTTCTCATTGACTATGGAAGTCATAGTTCTGTTCTGCGTAGTTTCAGGTACCAGTTTAACTTCAGTTTCAACTTTAGACCTGTTCAGTTTTTTCTCAAAGAACTTCCTTATACCCCATTTAGGTTTTTCAACTTTTACTTCTTGTAGTAGATTAGTTTGTTTCGGTCCCCTGTCCTCATGGGAGCTGACGTCATTAGGGACATAGTCTAAAGGTCTTTGATAAGATCTAATCTCATTCAATCTGTCTGAGTTTTCATAGTCTAGAATCTGTCTATGAGAAGGTCTAGCGACAGATAGGCACTGTTCACTATTGACCCTAGGAGGGTCGGCGGGCACCGTGATGTCTTTTAGGCTTTTATGTATGAGTGTGTGCGTGTCGTTTGTGTTTGTGTGCGTGTTGCGCTCGATGCAGGCGTTTCGGCCGATATGGGGGTGTGGGTAGAGGAGAGGGGTGGTGACGTCACAGGTCTGAGTTGACGTGCAGTTGGAGTTCTTGTCGCCCTCCGGTGCGGGGTTCGAGGGGTCCCCTGCAGAAGGTACATATTTTGTTTAATCTTTGATTGAAAACATATAAATGGTGCACTCAAAGGTATGGATCATATTGATTAAAGGCAGAGGTAATTGTCAAAAAGAAGAAGTATATATTTGAAGCCAAGGCTCCTTAGAAAATATGTTGAGGAAAAAACGTTAAGTGATTGCCAATGTATATCGCTAACGCACGAGCACTATCCGAAATGCTTACTTTTTTTTGCATATTTATTCCCAGAGGTATTTTGTACACAGGGTACTTAAGAGTGTTTAAACTTGCGACTCCAGAAAATTCTCGAAAACTAAATACTAAACtaaatactactactactatatacTAGACTAAATAGTCGTTTCCAGACTTGAGCTCCCGATTCGCTCCGATATTTCTGATGTTGGCTAGAAAAAAATCGTTATACCTGGATGATGCGGATGCAAATTGTTGTCATGGATGACTGGCCCTTGAGTCTGCAGCATAGCTTTCAGTTCAGCCATGCGCTCTTCCACGCACACTGCCGTTAATCTAGAAAAAAGGtacaattattaattttaatgtgttaaaatatttttgcttagtcattattatatttattttatatgacgTGACTAATACAAGGACATGATAAGATTAAAATGATGCTGTGGACTGttagccaggagacaatagcaATATGTTAAAAGATATGACTACGAAAAGAAGAgaatttactttactttacttttacgacaaggtacgaaatggtactgaaatttGACCAGAAGTAAATAcgacctggccccaatttcaccagggtgacaggtgcgacaatcgtaaaacatcactgttgctgacgtcacaggcatccatgggctacggttaccgcttaccatcgggcgggccgtattcctgtttgccaccatcattgaattattacaaaaaaatttaatatatgggaaaaaaacagatatttctcttgctaagtttatgacaattgtcacaagaaacactacaattgtaacgaaattccgacatataactaatttcctgtcaagattcaccgacaattctacaaatatgtcgtcaagaaaaaataattcttgtttcacaacataattgtaatacatacaattgtagcaaatgCCTGTCATTTGCtacaattgtcgctcgacatatatcactgacaattgtagccgtggtgaaattggagccAGGAGTGGCAAGCAACGACCTATTTACCTGGCTTCAGCATCGTGATCCCAGCACTCATCGCAAGTGTCGCTAGCGATCTTCAGCGCTCTAGCTTCCGGTACCGGTCCCTTGGGTAACGGCGGACGCGCCTTATTCCGGGATACTAGcgtctaaaaaaatattaattacaatCGGTATAGTAGGATTTGGTTCAGTGttttatagttatttgttttacaagggggcaaagtttttgtttaaccgctcgtgctattattgatacccgagctagcgaaagattccaaaattgaaccacgagcgtagcgagtggttcgaaaaatggaatcttgagcgttgcgagggtttcaaataGGGCTCGCGGTCGGGTCCGGGTTTCGGGTACCCGTTGCCGGGGCCCCGTTCTCGTGCTACACGAAACCGGATTTGTGGCCCGTTCGGAACGGATAATTAGGATCCGTGTAATTAAGATCCGTGTACCCGTGTTACCCGTGTGTCCGGATCCACGGATCTTAATTACACACGGGTCCGGCCCGTTTTCGATGACGACCGGTTGCGTTCTTTATAAAAGCAAagaatcttatacctttaaacgagcaattcctCTATATTTAAATACTAAATGTACTATTTAACTAAACAGACTTCTAACCATTGTTACCAATAaacttttcattttcattttttcaatttctatTTTTCGAGCATctcggaaatggctctaacggtttcgatgaaatttgctgggcgggggggggggggggggggaacaaaacgaaaaaaaagagAACGGCAACAACTAGGTATGACTATATGAAACCAGCTGAACTAAGATTAGAAACTTTGACCGACTGAGTGGCAaactaaaatcttaaaaaatccATAACTGAAAAAAATCCAATTCTTGTTTGTAAAACAGCACGGCTACTTCTTTAACTTTCCAAACAAAAGGTATGCCGGGTAAAATACCTGTGTCAAAATTGCCACggctattttattgcatgtgccGCCCGCAAAccattattatcttaatctaCACGTGTACATTTCTATGAACTTCGCACGAAATAAAAATTATCTAAGTAATAAGTGGGAATGTGAGAAAAAACTAGAGTCGgataaaaaaagtctgcagcgctgcagactattcttggtctgactctagtatcttaatatttattataaacctcattgttattatttaattatttttacaagcaGTAACATCTAATATACAATTGGtgtctcatttaatataatccgactaaattacatttcagcaacacctccatatttcacaaaataaatcaagacattatccaCCAGTAGAATACCAcctcttaaatattgtttaaactCGAACCGGCCGGGGGAGTCGGTCCGCCGGCGCCGTGTATTCAATACCCGAACGAAGCCGAAGTCCGCGGCTCCGGAGCCGAGCGTAGATCCGGAGCCGAGCATAGATCCGGAGCCGAACGCACTACACGGGAACGGATCTTGACGGGTTCGTGTAATTCGGAGGCTTAGCACCGCCGGGGCTAAGAACACGGATACACGGGGTGGCGTGTAGCACGGATATCGGGAGCCCtagtttcaaagcacgagggttaaacaaaatttgcccccgagtgaaacacaaaatttttcaccacaccaacccgaagcaaatattaaatgtaaaatatcaaacaaaatcaaaccaaattaaatccaattgaatgttattaaatatttatcatccaaaatcatcatttaaaagtcaattctaccagcaaacataagaaaataactcaaaatatgcatttgattactttgcctcacatgtggataaaatgcaaatttgctattcgtttttgaagtgcaaagtaattctttccgagctggtgtggtgaaaaatattttgaatggaTCAACAATTTTTATGATATCTGTTCGTTAGCCAGGAAATAACAGGATTTAATAATGGTATGGGccttaaatattaaaatgaatGTTTGTTGAATTTATAGCCCTGGTATCAAACAAAAGAGTGATCAAGGCTACCTATTCCACCTAACAATGGCAACAAGTGACAAGAAAAATTCGATCCACCCTTTTCcttttttgttgtattatttaaacTCCCAATAATTGCCACACAAAAATACTGTGTCAACATCatgaatgtttttttattattttacctgCATGCTCGCCCTGTGGGGCCGCATAGCGTGGTAGGGGACCGCATGCGGGGGTGTGGGCCCGGGATGAGCCCCGGAACATCTCCAGAGCATCTCCCACAGAACTAGCCCTAACGCGTACACGTCGACGGCGCAGAGCGCCCAGCCGGCGCCGTCCAGGTCCAGAGCGCCGTCCAGCGCTTCGGGGGCTAGGTAGCGGAGAGTGCCAGCCTGGAACaacaatatagttggtcaaaacaaatttgtcagtaaataagaacaaaaaaactatacgcatccttttcttttgggttcttactagtgtaagacaaagatagtatgattctctttatgttttaagactgcatcgagcaaaatcagcgaaaaaggcagtcaccgtttagtcgctaacgttcacatctcttgataaaaaaatttataataaatgtcattattatcccaaagagtgtgtttacaacgaatcacccttgaaaatctgaaatattttacaatataataaatacacttatgcaaagttgtacctaaaacgagatgaacgagtgtcagcgtttagtaaaatttgtataaaaaaatcgatgctcatgctataaaatcgagtgatttcgaaagccagataactggactacaacgaatcaggcttttcctatttttcctcttaaaggctacagagaaattcaatcgtaaacgtaaactttcgtaaaatttccatacatccgccatatctgtcaaattctcctttcaatcagatgcccgctgggcttggttcaaagcggacgcgtaccaggatctcccagtttgacagtttgaaattcatatccgtatacgaatgatgataccagtgaaaaactgtgttcaaaataaatagggtaaataaataacgtcacacggagatctagagtcataaaaatttcgacatctttttattcacaagtcataatacttaaaaaatataacaaattatttaataaaatatatgaatacaaccaaatcagtgtaattagcttcttcctaattcacttaaaatgaaaaaagtttgaagatttgttatttcttattggaataaattttcattgtgctggtattcatgttacgtcattttaaaaacatatatgacataatgtcaatatattagataaacaatttatcaacaaaattcttcacattttagcctaagcaatataaattattaaaattttatttatgaagacggagcaatgttgttcacataatttcagcaataaaattcttagtttcaactagttctgttgctattctaagagctatcacgagctctgaaagttaattcaatgatatatcatcaagaaattgaaatcaagactcgacctgcagtctcagcgagtttttgtggctatattatcagttgaaagaacgatatttaaagccaataccagcagtggtctgttttacgagtacctatattggtttcatgtgacgatgtttatataaatgtatctatcaaacaacaacgtgcttttatttcattgatattcggtgcaaaacgataactcagtaacgaaataaaattatgagaaatgcctttggtttttttcagtgaacgtttatgtttatgaggtcgtttataggttttaaggtcTTATggcttatcagcgtggctttggcctttggacatttttgtaatgctttgtaataagataggtgaggtatctacttatatccctaattgtaataaccttttttgaaatgaattacaatttaattatttaaataaaaaagtggtccacaataatatacatccgttcggtccgctaaaataatataagtgcccttcataatattaagtaggtatatttaagattaacaatcagtaaacatcattaattacaaattgggtgagatatttccgacataaaacctaaaggtaaaagtacaatttgccaagtaaactgtcaatctacattaattattataatagatagactcttagaggtcagcttactgaagattatgaacaacatataggtactttctaaataaaatacaatttgtttttccatgactcatgtaggccttattttactagaccatttaaattaaagatgaaattaattcatgataaaaggtaataaggcccggtaatattctctgttattcttgaacttgtactatgactcagacactgacactgacagtgcaagtaacaaggcccggctccgaaccaacatggtatggtttttttataaaacgtgtatttttcaaaagcgccggaatattattataactattttggtatatgaagaaacatgaacaaatgagaaatctatattgaattgaattggtaataatatcctgattatttataaaactatttcagttaaaataaaggtgggccttatatgcctcacctaaccctattcgttcacatttagatcctatagcta encodes:
- the LOC134677127 gene encoding uncharacterized protein LOC134677127, producing the protein MEGLFDQRMSPIIKCVVLFLFIFTARALTSRPQEPQDTKNSIQQVKPYHYVRTFTKYHHRRTIQWNNNNNMQDDWPVTHDQPKLVAKRSVPNLKVVDGNWPVVRKRIRKRSVSIPNLNEFAPDSNSANIIGDHNAISPGSSAKLEKSSRNGLSNDVKKIKDKMESPTMISSMVCLYKANSIARSTTTYNDEKGAQMTVENDFDSDIRGEITDAELNGEAVQLEQCTDPRAICYTLWRYDKAGNITVLGQGCWKASESRVDYCTRRNTRDINATFCSCSTNYCNADFTSIPEEVVTPRAESTVRTASLQPNYSNAIASAMLAIVAILVMVLVLRKFYCKRQDLDKDLSEGKQEKGGVMGTGPDALATGLSCVDNLTLIEHIGQGKFGSVWRGSLGTTPVAVKLYSSASAWQKEAAIYALPHMSHPNILKYYGSDSRPALEGGPRSHLIVVELCDSTLRARLEEAPLTWIEFATLAHGLSSALAHLHTSTPSKPCIVHRDVNSSNVLICNGQARLADLGLAQVLHRNKRANASALTEAGTLRYLAPEALDGALDLDGAGWALCAVDVYALGLVLWEMLWRCSGAHPGPTPPHAVPYHAMRPHRASMQTLVSRNKARPPLPKGPVPEARALKIASDTCDECWDHDAEARLTAVCVEERMAELKAMLQTQGPVIHDNNLHPHHPGDPSNPAPEGDKNSNCTSTQTCDVTTPLLYPHPHIGRNACIERNTHTNTNDTHTLIHKSLKDITVPADPPRVNSEQCLSVARPSHRQILDYENSDRLNEIRSYQRPLDYVPNDVSSHEDRGPKQTNLLQEVKVEKPKWGIRKFFEKKLNRSKVETEVKLVPETTQNRTMTSIVNEKPSNIFRPSNLVINQDRSPFNFEGPCTLSPPNRTLSPTMMIESEMRTENNVFGFKELPTNEIDQPNQVFAVIVPKSKPNFTNLIELKKRGSSESINKNSVHTSMSSQSIFKSGNSESEDSTVKKRLSCDNRIITNSNSASSSRASINLELQYIDNPTPNFTGNTSPFDLNSDCSSSEDEHLMLLSENGGSKITMQTIKPEEKKKYQNEVLKEASHTKTDFSFNKFQNKYTNFDNEFSDPNDKENLVNGYSGDNPVYLAALNGEIDTRDLKYVEEKPKSPKPSLKNLTIKRQHSLEQVSEIFSSSGDIHLQNPAGRVKTPGDLPVAVRRARRDRALQKGRANECNRLSLYDDRMMFGNSL